The Ananas comosus cultivar F153 linkage group 6, ASM154086v1, whole genome shotgun sequence genome segment ACGGCTgctatgacgagtttggagtttaacgatatagaagaatctaaaggtattcaaattttgatagaaaatactttaaactatttagatcaAGGCCCAAATCTGAGCTCCGGtattatagataatataataGTTTCATTCTCTTTGTCTCtctcttttcatatatatatatatatatatatacactagtgTAGTAACTCGCGCGATACGGCGggtagataatatttgatatttaactTTAGTTTTtgtactaaaattttttcttccttctttttaaattataatattcgaTTATTTTCGTTACTGTGTTTATAAATATCATACTTTCAACAtagaaaacaaacaaattaaaagaaacaaaaataaaactataagagaaaaaaatttaatgcataaataatctgaaaaaatatttgagatcttataaaaaaagctaaataaAGATGAAAAAGTAAATACAtaagaagaattaaaaaattttgaataacaaaaaaataaaagtagaagAAGCTATAAATACAATGAAATTTAGAATTGTTgaagttgaaaaaaaatctgtaaGAGTTGGCTCAGAAAAAGCAATAGTCAGTAAAGAAtgaagtaataaaataaaattaataggaaaagtttgttaaaaaatattactaactGACTGTCCCAAAAATATACGACTTCAGTAGTACAAAAATCAATAGTAGCAAAGCACTCTGCATCTAGCAAACAATGAAGAGAAGTTACTTCAGACGTGATAAAAAGAAGTGAGAGATAATGACACAAAGATCTTTTGAGTAATTGATGTTTCTTAGAGCAAATTATCAAGTTCAAAGGTCAAATAAATACATTGAATGAATGCGTCCTTGTCCGGTAGCCATGAGTCCAGAGTAGTAGATCTTAGCTACATTCATATAAACATCAAAAAAGCAATCAAAAGgggtgaaagaaaaaataattctcaATAACTAAATTAGAAGCCACTTGAATTCCTGAAGCAAAATAAATTACCAAAACCAATTTTGAAAAGCAAATAAAGATAACAAAGATAATTAAGTAATAATCAAAGTAGATAAGATCGACTAAATCGACAAACAACACATGAGGATGAacatcataattattaaaaattcttAACTTATGAATATGAAAACCACcctaaaaaaaactttagagaAAAACTTGAGTATAACGATAAcagtaaaaaacaaagaaaatcttAATAAGGCAGAGTGTTTTAGCAGATGGATATTagatctacaaaaaaaaaacagtatgaTTTATAAAAGCTTATTAAATATCCAAAAGAACTATTCCATAAAGTGAGCACTTCCTACTAACACATTGGTTAACATGTTTTCTAAAAGGAAAAGCTTAGCAAAAGCTAACCCACATTTATATACAACATTATGAATCAAGTTAATGCCACTTCTTGGATCAGTGATGGATCGAAAGCACTTCTCCATAACTGTGGATTCAACCTGTTGAGATAGCCTGTTTAGATACTCCAGAGAATTCCTATCAAAACAATGAATCAGACGTCAAGAGAATCCAACTTCCTAATCATTCTATATTTTACTCAGAATCTACACCAAATAAAGAGAATGAAAtcagaaaaatttaaataacttcttgcattaaattactTCTTGAAACAATTATAAATGCTAGCAGAACACTAAAATGACACATAGCCCACTGAAATCATAAGACATATAAAGATGCTTTCAGTTTAATACAAAAGCATAGTTTCTGAAACTATCTTTTGCTTAGTTGAATGCAAAACTCTACTAATACTAAAAATGGAAAGTGCCATAAGTATGTCAATAAATTGTATAGTGAATTCTAAAAagctaaatcaacaaaaaaaatagaccAATCTTTTGCTTATGCAGTCTTATGGGAAATTCGACCTGTCGGAGAAAAACATAAGGTGTATGGCTGATACCATTCTGCAACTTTGCCCACAAATGAAGTGCTTCCATTGTTGGGATGGACAGAGAAATAATCAACCTCAAGCATACAACCTTGATGGTCTACAAAGATTAAGTAGTTAAGAAAAGTTTCGTCATGTCAAACAGTTTACATGTTAAATAATAATTGACGAAATGAACGgcataaaaaaaatctgatacTATAATTTTTCTCACACTGGATGCAAGATAACAGTTGGAGAGCAGCAACAAAAGAAATTGAGTGGCGAATCCTGCACACAATGTTTGTATATTGCCATTTTCCAAGAGAAAGCATATACAAAGATAAAAGTATGTTTTTGTGATGGTGTGTTTGTGATAATAAGCCAAAGAGCTTGGCTTCTATTCTATCGGTTTGACAACATAATGTATGATATCTATTCTATtatgtttaataatataatctgcTTTTGGTTGAATAATTATAATGTTTCTATTGGATAGAATAAAGTGTAAGTTATTATAGTTTTTGTTATTCAAACCAACTCTAAAAAGTTCTCACAAAATTAAATCAGACAACTGggacaattattttttatttttttaaatttttctgaaACATTGGATTCTTCTCTTATGTTTTGGGTATTATATGtgcaaaattttcattcaaCACTGGTTGAGATTGAATGTAAAACGAAAATATTCATCCAGGAGAAGCAAAATATCAATGtcttcattaaaattataagttaaatGAACAACTTAAAATGAATATACAACATGACCAATTACTCTTCTGTAGACAATactcaaacaacaaaaaaagactAACCAATTCTCCAGGGATATCGCCGCCCATTTCCACGCCCTTCAATGTCGCATCCAACTCTCTTGCCTCGCTGATCTGAGGCTCATGAAGCAAACCCCTATACACCTTCCCCCCTCAATCCCTCCGATCGGGACACGATCCATCCGGACACGATCCAGGGTGATTTCATAGATCTCGCAGTCGATGCGATAGGAAAAGTCGGCGTGGCAAAGccagaaggagaagaggagaggggcgACAAATGAAAGCAGTGAAGGGCAGAGGTGGTGGTGGCGGAGGGAGGTGAGAAAAGGGGGCGAGAAGGGCGCGCGCCGGCGCAAGATctgggagggaggagagggaagggGGAAGAAGGACCGCGATAAAGAGGACGTGGgtggggggaagagagagaatgagggNgagagagagagagagagagagagagagagagagagagagagagagagagagagagagagagagagagagagagttgggctagaatactattgatagcaaaagaacttttttgctatcaagtttttagtttttgaatcaaatcctttcatcatttctaaccactggattaaatattataacccagtgggaaccactcaatcctaaggggctaatatcatcctaattctataatttctcatccaagggttaaaaacttgatagcaaacaaggctttttgctatcaatagtattctagcctaactactctctctctatatataaggtaggctcctatactatctatagtaccgggtcTTCGATACTATAGTCTGTTTTTCGATCTTACGGTTTTCAAATCAgtgatccacactgttaaaaatgatatagggtatttaaagtttttaggaataaaattttatattttttcaacatagtttatggtatgatcaaattatttcaaaattatcaattttcaatagctactatggcgagtttggagtttaatagtataaaaaaatctaaagttattcaaattctaatagaaaatactttaaactatctagatcaagatcaatatccttgatcttgaattcaaaagtcctattcttaaattttaaaaattgtttaatttttaccgttcattttgacatgatttacttactaagtaaacaatgttaaaaaaaattaaaaattctaagaacttcatatagatcatatttaacggtgttgATCGTTtatttgaacactctaagatcgaaaacaagcttATAGTACCGAAACTCCCGtattatagataatatagtagtCTCATTCTACAcacacgcgcgcacacacacacatatagagagagatagtaggtcttgtgtgctattaggagtatgGAGGCTTCCATACTTCTAAGTCGTTTTCAacaatagagcttccgaattgctGATAGCTAGGTTATTCCAATATAGCCCCCcctaacttttttgtttttgagatcGACACCCTCAACTACCAATTTCTTTTGTTTGAGATTTTAGTAACTATTAAATAcgataattttatttactaaaaaaaggccaatttgtataaaaaattcacaagttttgaaCTTTTGTAAAACTGGGCCgtcttttttgattttacaaattttgtttgaattttcaacaaactgaccaaaatacccttatacctttttctctctttttttttctcacgttttttttctcctctccgAAGAAGGCAACGAAGGCGGAGACGTAAACGGCCCGTCTTTCTTCTACCCCTCACACCATTGTCCTCGTCCGCGCACCCCCCGctctcctcgcctccgacccagCCACGGCCGTGCcgcgaccctttttttttttttttttcctctctctgaCCCTCCTCCGCGGCCCTCTGCGACGATAGAGAGGACGGTACCGCGTCTTTTTCCTCTGCCTTCGCCCTCTATCTCTACTGCAGCAGATTTTCTACCTGCCAAATAAACCCATTGTCCCCatcgccaccgccaccgccggcgATGAAGAGAAAGTGCTTCTCGGGGCCGCGAAGTACGCCggtaaagaagaaagagaaaaatagttacactcCGGCGAGGGCGGTGATTGCGATAGAGGGCAAGCGAGAGgtcgtgacaaaaaaaattataaagagaaaaaaataaaaataataaaaaataaaaataaaaaaaatattttttttctacaggaAAGACCAAAATtgatagaagaagaaagaagaagattgaATTATACTGTTAAAATAACGCtacactattttaaattttatgatttttcgatatcatttacctaacgatcaatgacagagcttctgaatcgacgatccataccattaaacattatttagagcttttaaaacttctagaaatcaaattttataagttttagATGTCATTTATCTTACAATCAAAAGgccacaaaattaataatttttaatagccggtatgagatacttgctagtttaacggtgtaaaaaaatagaaaaaagtttaatttttgatagaaaattctattcattacctaaataaagattaataactctaATCTTTAATTGAATGAtctgatcattcatttttaggatgtcgttcgattttgaatatttattttatgtccgcttgatagactttattatgatttcgaaaaattatgaaatttattttttagaagtttcaaatactgatctagatcatatttaacggggtggctcatcgatttgaaagctctattatcaaaaataatttataagtacgaagggctctatatttataagagtatagtagccttactatactcttatatatatatatatatatatatatatatagagagagagagagagagagagagagaactaggttactatgctattaatagcaccaagtcaacggtgctaccaagtttttggcgattggattaagagatgtgcggttaggatgatgtggacctcctagggttgagtggatggttagttaaatagtatgatctaacgggtgaaaataatcgcAGGGTatatctaacggtagaaaactctatatgagttcggctactatactattgatagtaccaagctcttgatactattgagttttctaccgttaaatccaccctttgatcatttcctcccgttagattatactattcaatcaactaaccattcaaccctaggaggtccacatcatcctaaccgcacatcttttaatccaagggcggaaaacttaatagcaccaagtcaacggtgctaccaagtttttggccattagattaagagataagcggttaggatgatgtggacctcctagggttgaatggttagttgattgaatagtataatctaacgggaggaaatgatcaaagggtggatttaacggtagaaaactcaatagtatcaagagcttggtactatcaatagtatagtagccgaactcatatagaattatgctactatactattaataataccaagcctttggtactattgagttttcggccgttggatgaaaggatgtgccattaggatgatagtggtttcctagggttgagtgggtggttggtttaatagtataatctaacgggtagaaatgatcaaaaggtagatctaacggtagaaaactcaatagtaccaagagcGTAGTACtaatcaatagtatagtagccggactctatatatatatatatatatatatagagtccgtctactatactttcgaaagtaccggaacttccgtgcttgtaagttgttttcgacgatagaatatccgattcgacgatcggctccgttaggtataatctaccatattggaactatctagaaaccaaattttataattttttgacatcatttactaagccaTCGAAAGgtcccaaaaatgactattttaacggccgatgcggcacgtttttaagttcaacggtgtagaagtatccaaattacatgaaaatttaatagaaaattctacttaatgtcaatagcaagatcaatacttccgatttggaatttgagtcctttatcattattttttatgagatttttattttcagctgttcattttgaggctactcgttcactaggcaaacgaagtcaaaaattataaattttggtttctaggtagttccaatagcgtagatcatatctaacgaaaccgatcgtggaatcggatgtcccatcatcgaaaacaacttacaagtacggaggctcccgtactttcgaaagcataggagcttagctctatatatatatatatatataatatattatcaatatatatattaatagtgtaatgctattatactatcggaagcatagagttGATAAGAGGGGTTGTTCTAACggccaaaaaatcgaaagtatcAAATCTTTTcttatagtatagtagctctactctctctctctctctctctctctctctctctctctctatatatatatatatatatgtttggtgttatatttgaaatcatcttttaaatttttagatttaatataatatatttttgaaatatgataaagaaaaataattatttcggattgGGATTTtcgaatttggattcggattaGGATTTAAATATGGACTTTTAAAATCTGTGGAATTCacgtttggatttggatttcggGTTTGCAGTTTTTTGAAAACCCCCTCCCCGAATCCAACCCATTGACATTCCCTCTCAACTGGGTGCGCATTGGATACAATAGAATCCAATCCAGTGCTTTGTATACAATCCAGTGCTTTGAATACATAACGCATGGAGTTGATTCCGCTGCTGAATTTTCACAGGTTGAACCGAATGGCACAAATTAATTACGCTAAAAATTAAGGACTGCATGAATTCGTGTGTAGAGAATTCTAAGGAATTGAGAAATTTTGCTTCCCAATTAACATGCACGctaggtattttattttttattttttattttttgtttttttttaagaaaaatcgTCCGAGCAAAAGTTTAATTGTTTAAACAAGATGAGACGatacaaagttaaaaaatttctcaaaaGAGAACTACACAGTATATGTTTTATTAGAAAGATCTCAATTAGCTAGTTGATCAGCATGCATGCTAGTTGTTCCTAACGAAAATTCCGCAAatgaagaataataattattcgaGTTTTAGTGCCGGTCTAATTTATTCATTTACCAAGACGTCAATTTTCAAAGAGATACTTGTGTACGCAACCAATTGGAAGGAAAATATCTTAGCTCCTCTCACAAATATTGATGATATTAATTCTCCATAAATTTAGCATGCGCAAATTATATAAGATAAATTTGATCAGGTGCATAGTAATAAGATTCAAACTATGTATTCGTTATTAGAAATACAATAATTTTTAAGGGCAATTGTTTGTATATccttgaaaagtttccgactttcttatttatccctcttataaggttaatattgaacctatttcaaatatactcctaaagttaaattctgttaataaactgttagcaataactgttatctatatgaaattattattttgctctttcaaatatattctttcaccatcaccgacttttcacaaaaagtattttgattttttatcttttcaaatatacccttctatcatcactaatattttttatttgcacttaagttaaggacaaaagagatattttgattttttttttaactctagtagatatttaacttatatttaACCCAAGTTTACTTAAAAAAGGTAACTTCaggaatattttgaaataacggaggaacatatgaagggtatattggaaaaataaataagtagagataaataaaatatttttgaagttttgagcgGTATATAAGTAACTATTCCTAATTTTTAAACACGAGTCTCTCCACAAACCATTTTTTACGGAATAGATGTGAGTATTATTCAGTTCAAATCGACTTATCAAACCAAACAGAGACGTTTTGGTTCGGTTTTACATGTAACTCGGATCGGTTTGgttctaaaaattaaaagtcaGAAAAATCAAATATACTGAATAAGTCTAACACTTtagtaattaaatatatgtcttaaatttttaaaaaaatatttattaagtttaaataataattatatacttagagatattaattattattatttcaattaattatttttaatataattggATTATGATTATATCTTAGTTTtagtagtttaaaaaaatttaaacaaaataaaatattttactaaaatcaAATGAACCATACCGCACTGACCAGATCATTTCGGTTCAAATCGGTTTAGTTCAATTCATACCTCTAATGCGATTTGCTTCGTTTTTTTaagaactaaaaaattaaatcgaACCAACTAATGCTcactaggggtgtcaacgagccgcaCACAAAAGACTTGGGGCCGGCTGGTGTTCCGCTCATTCTATAaacaagctgaacacgagctaacTCGTTAAAATATATATCGAGCGGAATTTCAGCTTGCGTTCGGATTGTTTATTAATgaaccgaatacgagctggcatACGAAGATcaagttaaaaggattagaaatattacatataaaaaataaatttatgagatgAGATCttatctattagattttgatttaatggttacaattttatatataaatggatatttttataattaagttgagctttggatttaatttggaataaaaataaaataataaaaatttatatttcttatatatataattgtttatttatatatacatataaatataaaatatataatttctataCTAAATTATGTGTTTTtaagctgttatcgagccgaacacgagcgagctaatcccagcttgttttcgactcatttattaaatgagctaACAAAATCAACTCGTGTTTCACTCGTTTACTAAAAGAGCGATTtaatctcgagctcatttcgaatCGAATACGAGCTGACTCACAAACAACCAagctctattatatataattatatatatatagagcttggctactatatatatttttatgagtacaaaCCTCTTTATACTTATGAGTTTTTgatcgttagatctatccttttgactttttccatccgttaaatcatactattcaactgtaataactgagatttttgatttattgattaaacccttttgtttgacgatgttcttgtgtgtaatataattataagtgtactcgtcaaatttcaggagaaaacgagttaaaacgaagaagttacgcgacccggaagtctgacttaagtgaatagtaactccgattttccggagaggccgcggagtagagtggactttcgacgcgtgtcggactccgaatatagccttccaatagctcgttttcaaccgctcgactatcctggacccaatggcactgacggaattggatttggatgcacggatttcgagaaaaaggggtttaatggtttttacATATAGTTGTCTATAGGTGGTTTTTGGTGGAACCTAGGAGGgatggttttgtcgcaaatcgggaACCTTTTCGGgtgaaacgaaatgctagattcgatgcctctgtcgtgctgatcgcgcttgtgcgatccgatcggaaatccgacggacggatcttcgggaatcgcgaaaagtccgcgaaggggctgatttgagtaatcggattattcgcgaaaaggccctatattttatgcgtcGAATTGCGAGTTTTCGAACTTAGAGGGACTATCGTGCGTTATGCGACTGCTGGTTGAGAGCTGGGATTAAATAGATTCCTTTCGAAGGGGTTTTCCGCGAGTTTTCCGCACCTATTTATAGGTTGTTCTAGGGTTTATtgagctaaccctaaccctagaaccccCCCCAGCTAACCCCAGCCGCCCCTGCCATCCCAGCACCTCCCTGCCCTGCCCGTGCTCGcgttccggccgccgccgagcagccccggccgccggaatcAGCCTGCAACCAATATTCCTCCTCTCTTGGACCACCGCGCCACCGGCTTAAGTTTGGTGCTTGGAGAGCCTTGTTAGCCCGAGCACCACCTTCCCCTGGTCGAGACCTTCCTCCGGCGCCCTCCCCCGTCGGCCCCGGCCACCCCCGAGCGTCGCCGGAGCCGCCGGAAGAGGCTGCAGCCAACCGGGTCTGCCCAGACCCGAGCCTGGCCGAGCTCAGGCTGCGGGCTTT includes the following:
- the LOC109711144 gene encoding uncharacterized protein LOC109711144 isoform X1, whose amino-acid sequence is MLSLGKWQYTNIVCRIRHSISFVAALQLLSCIQYHQGCMLEVDYFSVHPNNGSTSFVGKVAEWNSLEYLNRLSQQVESTVMEKCFRSITDPRSGINLIHNVVYKCGLAFAKLFLLENMLTNVLVGSAHFME
- the LOC109711144 gene encoding uncharacterized protein LOC109711144 isoform X2, encoding MLSLGKWQYTNIVCRIRHSISFVAALQLLSCIQYHQGCMLEVDYFSVHPNNGSTSFVGKVAEWNSLEYLNRLSQQVESTVMEKCFRSITDPRSGINLIHNVVYKSKIYYSGLMATGQGRIHSMYLFDL